The genomic stretch ccttcccttaggatttttcctcctgacaatccaagaggcctcaggaacaaaatgtaaacaatggtcatctgctgctgtggaatgcaacaggtgcatctgtgattggtctcatgtggttgtttctaattaatggccaatcacagttagttggcttggacagagagtccgagccacaaacctttgttattatTCGTTTTTTTTCTATacttagctagccttctgatgaaatcctttcttgtattcttttagtataattttaatataaaatatatcataaaataataaatcaagctttctgaaacatggagtcagatcctcatctcttccctcagcctgagacccctgtgaacactgtcacagaggGATGGAGGTGAAAGatgcccaggagctcctggcagaGCCTTTTCTCCTGCACCACACCTCTGTGCAGGGAGGAAACACACCAATGACCATGACATCCCTATGCAGCTTTTGTTGCATTTTCCTCCTGTTACAGAGTTGGAAACATCTGCAGAGAGCCTGTATGTTAAACATTGAGACTGTGCACACTATTTGTAGGATTCAGCCCCAGATGCCTTCTTGATTTTCTTACATATTAATGAAAacaataaaggaaataaataaaaaaggacaTAAAGCTTTGTTAAACTCAAAAGCAGTTCAGAGAGGAGAGAGCTGAAGATGGGATGGTGCTGGGAAGGCATTCAGCCTTGccgtgctgctgctcacagagtTCCCTCTTTGAAGGAGGCATGAAAGGAGACATTTCAGCATGAGAGTTCAAACTCTGTGCCTCTGTTGATTTTTCCAGCCCCCACGGCTGCCTGCCTGGGCATCCTGTTCTTTGAACCTGCAGAGTAAATAGGTGTAATTCCTGTGGCTctgtgggcaggagctgtgctcccaggaggagctctgggggcaggcaggaaaaggccctgctgccatcctgaGAGCACTCAGAGCACTGGCGCTGAAAAAcgggaggaagggaaagagagagaggaacaaAAGTCGGGAAAACCTGCCATAGAGAAAGAACTCCTTGTGGATAGCAGGGTCCCCAGGACTCGTGAGTaaacacacagggaatggctcttCTGAGGATGGGCGCAGGAGGATGTGAACAGCAATGTGACAGGGATGTGCCAGCTTTCTgccacccagcagagctgctggtggcacaAGGGGTTTAACTGGAGCACCTGGAGCCTGGCAGGACATGAGGACCACACTGACCAGGGCCTCAGAGGgtgttgattttattttactttattcaaATCTAACTGACCAGAAGATTTCTCTTCTCTTCATTCGCCCTCTCCCAGCAGAAACATTTATTATGCTAAGTGAAATGTTTAACCACCGGCACTGTTGGCCACAATAGCTCATCATAAGCAGCTTTAGCATTTGCTGGGATCAgcaccctggggctggaggtggTGTTTTCCTCTGCCCAGTTACTCTTCCTCTCCCCTGCCCATTTTTCAAGTTCCAATGCgttaaaataaaagtattaaCGGCGCTTATCTGATGTATGGGAGATTGTGAGAGCAAGCTGGCGAGCAGCCAGGAGCTAATAGCAGCATAAAGCAAtttgctggaaaaaaagaattaacatGCTAATTGTCAGGCTGGAGAGGGTGCTGGGGATCACagaggagtaaaaaaaaaataaaaaaaaaaattaaaaaaaaaaaaaaggaagggacaTTGATTACTCCAGATTTAAACAATAAAGggatgaagaagaaagaaaggttTTGAggcaattttcttcttttttgtccCGTTCTCTGCTACCCTCCCCCAGCTCAAAACCTCCAGCCAGAGCCTCAGGCACTCACGGGAATTTATCCGAAGATCTCTTCCTTTTTAGCATCGTGTCAGTGCCAGCTGCACCGCGGGCTGCGGAGCGGTCGGCAGcaccacccagccctgccctgtgccctgcgccctgtgccctgcccacgGAGCGAAGGGCAAAGCCGGGTCCGACAGAGCCGGGTCCGACAGAGCCGGGTCCGACAGAGCCAGGTCTAACAGAGCCGAGTCCGACAGAGCCGAGTCCGACAGAGCCGAGTCCAGCAGAGCCGGGTCCGACAGAGCCGAGTCCAGCAGAGCCGGGTCCGACAGAGCCGAGTCCGACAGAGCCGGGTCCGACAGAGTCGGGTCCGACAGAGCCGAGTCCAGCAGAGCCGGGTCCGACAGAGCCCAGTCCAGCAGAGCCGGGTCCGACAGAGCCGCACTGCCCCAGCCCGAGCCTCGGCTGAGCCCAGCGCCGGGGGAGGCTGCCAAGGAACTGACCCATCCCCAGGGAagctttttggggtttctttctcGACCAACGGGACATCGCtcttttaaatgtttattttttttaatttatttatcttCATAGCAATGAAAGGAGTGCCTGGAAAGCTCAAGCAGAAAGCTCAGCCTCTTCACGCTGGCTCCAGAGAGCGCCAGCGTTAACCGGGATTAAGAAACTCAACTAATGCTTCCCAGCGCCGGGATTGCAGCAGCGCGGAGCCTCCCGAGGCAGAGAACCGCGACGGCAAATCCGGCCGCATCTCCGGGCAGGCAGATGCCGCTTAACCCCGGATTTATGTGCATCCCACCTCTGCAGAGCCGCTGGAAAACCACCGTGCCTCCCCTGGGCGGACAGTGAGCGCTGCCAGCCCAGCCGGGGCTGCTCCGTGCCCGCCGCCAGCCGGGCGAAGAGGCTCCCTGGCTCTCTGTCCCCCAGTCCATGCCGGAGCGGGGGCACCGGGCTCTCAGCAcgctcagcacatccctgctccgTGCCCGGGGTTGAAGAGGCTCTGTGTGCCCCAGCCCATGCTGCAGGAGCGGTGGCACCGGGCTCTCAGCATGCTCAGCTCATCCCTGCTCCGTGCCCGCTGCTGAAGAGGCTCTGTGTCCCCTAATCCATGCCGGAGCGGTGGCACCGGGCTCGCAGCGCCTTCCCCGCACATCCCGGCTGACCGGCAGATGAGCCAGCGCATTTCCCCAAACGAGGAGTGCTGGGGGAACCAGGGCCAGGACACGAGGTACCTGTATCATTTTTGATTAATACTTGTGGGTAAATGCTGTAAATATGAGGCaagaagatttaaaagaaaGTCGCTGAGCCGTGCAAGTGAATTAATTTGTTTCAGACAACATGCGGCTGGGTTGCATCCTTTTACAAGCAGGAACATTGTTTCTTTCCTATGCCAAAGACTGACTGCGTTTGCCCTCCTGTTTTACTTCTGCTGTGGAAGAAATTTAAGCAAGAACATGTATAGTGAATTGCTCAATTCCACCAGTGCCACTGAAGCTCACCTAATGATTCAGACCAACACGCCCTACCTGAGCAGCACCCCGAGACCCGTGAGCTCCTCTGCTCTTTACATGTCGACAGCCAGGGTGTTAAAAGAAGGGGAAATAAATAAGCCAGACCTGGTGACTTACATcattctatttttctttctgttcttgaCTGTGACATTCATTGTGTTCTTCATAAACTGCCAgctgaaaaattctttttttgctACTCTTCCTTACGACAGATCGCTCAGGGAGGCGAGGAACCCGTGGAGGACACAAGCTGTCTGACACCTCTcgtgccagcaggagcaggcaccACAAACCCTGTGCAGCGAGGAGTTGGTGCCATGTGCCAGTGCAAGGATGGGAGCCCCTTTAGAGTAGTGGGCAGGAGGAGATTGCTCAAAATTCTGCTGTATGCCAAACTGAGTAGCTGTAAATAAAAAGCTCCGTTATGAACTGAAGAGAATGCTTTAGCAAATTGATACAGTTTTTGCAAAATATCGCCCCGTGATTCCAGATTAAGCTCTGTGTGTATGCAAATGTCATCATCCACCCATTCAGTGTCCATACAAGGATAATTGTATTAACAACAATCTCTGATTTGGGCATCTGGTGGAGCTTGTGCCCCCATGTTTAGGAAACCAAGCATCAAATGTAAAAAACCAGTGTATTTACCTAACAGCTCCACAGAGATGAGTTTACTTTCCAGATCCATTTCTCCCAACTGCATGGTGATGCTGTGGGAGGcctgccaggcaggaggagaaaatgaaaaatgtttatttagaTTTTTGATTGTCATTCTGTTAAGGGTGTTTTTTGATGTTTGAATGCATCATCGATCAAGTCTTAAGTTACTACTTATGTGAAACACTTACTACctaatgaatttattttcatctttcataaactgcaaaggaaattatttgccACAGCATGAAACCAAAATAATCAGGCTGGGGAGAAgtagggaaagaaaattaatatatttaatattatgcAAACTAATGAGAAGTCTGAGCAGAGTGCTCCAAGTTTGATACACAAAGTGGGTAAGTTCTGAAAGCCATAAAACACAGCTTTATAGGAATAGTAGCTTTACTTTACCACTCCTTGCTCTTCCTCTAAACCTAACCCAATTAGAACTATAAATGATCAATATGACAACAGCTTGATTCAACACTGGTCACTGGCAGGCCCTACCATTTCAAATTACCATCTGATTTTGTTctaaaatcagaacaaaaaaagCTCCTGCTTAACCCTGGTAGGTGACAAGCTATTTTGTAGATGCTGATTTCTTGTAAACTTAATTACAGCACAATTCCAGATGAAGCTGCATGAATGTGGGAAGAGTGTCCATAACTCCCACAAACAGCAGCCAAAGGGcttgggtttgggggttttttggttttttgtttttttttttttaatcaaatggCTCAACATACAGGAGAATTGCAGCTATCCAGAAGCACCTGGATACAGTGTGTTTCTGGATAGCTAAATCCTAAATCCTATTTAACTACAAAATAGTCCTAAATCCTGTTTTAGCTGCAGTTTTGGGTATTGGATCATCTGAAATGGGTTCAAAGTGGTGTCAGATGCTGCTCCTAACCCTGTTCTTGACCCGCAGAGTactgcagaggagctgtgtgtatatatgtgtaggTAACTTATTTCATCCAAAGGAGGTAATTTTACAATGCAATTACACACACATACAGGCTTGCACTCAAGAACACAGACAAAAAGTGTATATATGGAAGTCTGTTTGCAAGCTTCTTCTTTTATAACCCCAAAATTGCACAGCTGATAACACTTCCATGTCATTGTCTTTGTTACCATGTTTTATTTTGCTCCAATAAGCTAAACTACTACATAACagatttcaatattttattcctTGATATGTGGCCAATAGTTCCTATGAACCAAATTTAACTGCTGTAATTCCAATTAATGCAGAAAGCAACAATAAATGCAAGTGTATTTCTCTCAGCCCTTTTTGAATAAATCAAGTTTTATCAAATCAGgcatttcttatttatttttaagtaatgACAGCTTGTTTTCAGCTACCAGCCATAATGAGTTTGGTCTAAGAATTTCTGCTGGCAAAAGCCTCAGAACCTGACAGAGCACATGTTGCTTTGCACTCTTTATTTAAACATTCAAGAATAGCTCCAGAATAATCCTGTTTTTCTCCACAGCCTGGTTAGAGTAATACTACAGAAGAACCTGTCATGCTGAGAGCGTTAACTGATTCTCTGGGAATGCTTTTATCCATGCCCTGTGTTGCTCTCATCAATATCCAGGATCATTTCTATTGCAGAAGAAAGCTTCATTAATGATATTCAGAGTCATAGAATCCCAGAACagcttgggttggaaaggaccttaaagatcatccagtaCCACCCCCTCTGCATGAGCAGGGTCATTTTCCAAtgccagcttgctccaagccccttccAGTCTGGCTttgagcatttccagggatggggcaccacCATAATTTTAGCCAATGTATGAAACATATGTGTAGAAAACTTTGTGTGTTTTACCAGCCTCAGAATTCAAGCTGGCCAAAAAATCCACTTTCCAACCACAAGCACACCAGGGAGGGACTGACAGGCATTGTTCACTTGCTGGAACTGTTTTATTGGATGTATGACATATGTGGGA from Melospiza georgiana isolate bMelGeo1 chromosome 15, bMelGeo1.pri, whole genome shotgun sequence encodes the following:
- the SMIM32 gene encoding small integral membrane protein 32; amino-acid sequence: MYSELLNSTSATEAHLMIQTNTPYLSSTPRPVSSSALYMSTARVLKEGEINKPDLVTYIILFFFLFLTVTFIVFFINCQLKNSFFATLPYDRSLREARNPWRTQAV